The genome window AAGATGTTGTTGAAACACCAGCTATGTCTCATGAGGAACACACACACCAGGAGATAAAAGGTCACAAAACATTAGCAACACCTGCAGTTCGTCGTCTTGCTATGGAAAACAATGTAAGTTTGCTGAATTACATCTTGTCACATTTTATCCCTCTTTTACATACCAGTTTGACTGAGAGGATATGGATTAGAGGATAGTACAGTGAGGGATGTCTTGtttttgaatatatttcagATGTGTAAACACCATTGTAGAGATGGAGATAATAATGCTTTCTGATGATTATGGCAACTCAGAGAAGAATTAGTGGGCTTAAAATGCAGCCATGTTACTTTAGGATGGTGGTTTCTAAAAAACAGTGGAAGTATTGGAATGGATCCATGGGGCAGAACAGGAAGTAGAGAAAAATTGAATCTCACCTTTAGCTACCTTCCTCTGTTCTCCAGATTTATGTAAGAGCAAGAAATGGACTATACGGTCCTTTAAGGacttttctaattctttttctgtgttaatCTATAAATTACGCTGTGTTTTTGAAAGCTTatggtgcatttttttttgagaaaaataaaacaacaaatagaGAAATTTAAATGACAGATAACTCCCTTCAAATTAGTATCTCATTATTGATCCTGTAATAACGAGGTAAGTAGTATTCACTGTTCTTCCGTTAAGTATGCAATTAAGATGTTTTATGGGCCTTTTAGGTGATTCAAATAATGTTGCATCCCTAGTAAATCAACAGAAAGTGTTACCTGATGCTATCAAGACAGATGGGTTCTTTAGAGATCCTGGGTACAATGAGGATGCTACTAAGCTGGAATTGCAATTAAAACATTATTAGTTCACCAAATTTTTGTAATTAGTGTagcacagattttatttatttatttatttatttatttatttatagtgtAGTGTACAGTTACTCAGTATTTGTTCTAATCACCTGGACCAGATCAGGCCAAAATAGTAATAGTAATAGTAACCATGCAATATAACAGTCACAATCTGGATTTGTAGATGATATAAAGGAATATGAGTCACTCCTATCATCCTGGGAGGAAGCATACCACAGTGGAGCTGTCCCTGAGCACAAGGGGTCACGCATTTTGCTGTCCAGCAGTGGATCCATTCCAAATCCCCCCTTAAGACTTGCAGCTGTTTGATTTTACAGGCTGTGCTCCGTGTCCTGTTAAGCTTCCCTGTTCTGTGGTGGGTTGGTTGGGCTCATTTTGGGTGGTTGAGTGCCCAGGACCTTCAAGATGCCAATAGAGAGGGAAAAGTTGTCCAGCTACCTGCAGCCTTCAAAGCCAATGAGGAGAGGTTGAGCAAGGACTAATACAAGACCCATTTGCTGTAATAGATATTTGTCTGATAAAATGTTGTTGGGTTATGCTAACAGACTCTTTCGGAAAGCCttttgtgataggacaaggggaaggaaatgctttcaaaatagaagagaggagatttagattagatttaaggacagatttttttacaaataaggatggtgaggcactggaacctggaacaggttgcccagagaggtgatggacGCCCCTTCTTTGGAGGctttcaaagccaggctggaccagactctgagcaacttatctagctgtagatgtcccttttttttttgtgggggagttgggctagatggcctttaaaaggatcccttccaattcaaaacattctgtgattccatgctAACCATATTAACAGAGATTAAGAGCCAGGAGTTTTGatcacagaaaaggaaataaaatggcaGATATGTTGGATCAATAACTGTTAACCATATTTCATAGTATAGGAATACTTATATtgctgtatatatatatgttgtaAAGAAAGTGTCACAGTTTGTTACATACTTTTCAGATTAAATTGAGTGAAGTTATTGGAACAGGGAAAGATAACAGAATCCTGAAGGAAGACATTCTCAATTTTTTGGCCAAACAAACGGGAGCTATCCTACCTCCATCACCAAAGGCTGAAATTATTGCACCGTTGTCAAAATCAGAGACAGTGCCAACTGCTCCAAAGGACAAAGCACGCAAAATTCCAATACCTATTTCCAGACCCATTgtgttttcaggaaaagataAAACCGAACCTGTAACAGGTAAATCATCAAGTACAAAAATCTTGAGAAATTGCTTGCAGTGAACTACTGGTGAATGTAACTCAATGAATGTTTGGCTCCATTTGATGGGAGTGtttcaatttattattttatgtgaGAAATAGGAAAACATGCTCTCTGCAAGAAGATGTTGCATAAAgttattattttctgatataATTGTTCGTATTTTGGTTGGATGAAGTTTGGTTGCAAGTTGCGCTTGCTCATTTTTAACCCATGTTTCTTCAAATAGTTTCTGAAACAGTTTGGAATTTAGAAACACTTGTGAGTTTGTTACAGTTTGAGTCATTATGTAATTAGTAGCAGAGtaatttctttcagagaaacaataaaagagataagaaaaaatctcattgaaagaggaaaataaaatattttaattttcaaataattgGAATTTCAGTTCCAAGAAGTCAATTTTGTTCATGTAAGAAGTCAGTGAATTTTTTCCAGGTTTTCACAAGGCAATGGTAAAGACTATGAGTGCCGCCTTAAAGATCCCTCACTTCGGTTATTGTGATGAGATTGACTTGACTCACCTTGTTCAGTTGCGAGAAGAGCTCAAACCTTTAGCACAAAGTCGTGGAATTAAGCTTTCCTTTATGCCTTTCTTCATAAAGGTaagaaatgcagcagaacactATATGTAGTACTAATGCAGATTTTACCAAAATCTTGTGATAGATCATTGTTTTAAGTTTGGAGCACACAGATCACAAGAAAAACATCAGGTTTTCTTGTTTAATGTACCATTTATCAATTTACTGTAGGAACTGTAGTTAGGTTAGATAATATGGGAATGGAGAAATAAGAGCAGATACAGCATGACACAGTAAGTGAGTAAGCATCGCTGAGTGTGTAACttaaacaaaacatattttagaaacaattGGTAGTGTTGGTGACCTTCATTAAAATCAGTCTCACTTAAAATGCCATGTAATTGTTGTTGTTGGCATTGAATCCCTCAGATGAATGAATATGTTTATGTTGTTCAGGTGAATTGCACATATGCCTTCTCTGGTTCAAACACTTGTACTCATATAGTTGTCACGGTTTCATTTCAAATTGCTGTCATCACTGAAGGCTGAATGCATAGCTTAATCTAAAATTTCTGATAATGCTATTTCAACTGGAGTGTCAAGTACTTATTTTGCTCACTCTTTTTAGGGGGAATTACTGTTCCCTGAAATAACCACCTAATTGGAGAGTTTAGAATGAAATTGCTGTGGAATATCCTCACTTTTTCTTGGGATAATGAATTCTAATTATGGAACAGGAAATAACTTGAGAAATTGATTATTACTTTTTGTATGTCTGTCTGacatatgtttgttttttataagTTTCTCCTTCTGTTACTGTGATCATAACAGAATATCAACATGCAAGGAGCATGTAGGAGAGTTGAAGCCACATTTGATTGTATCAAGGAAATCTAGATTATTAGCCTCACTTGTCTCCCAGTGTTCCTTGCTTTCCATGCACTTTTCTGAGTTATCAAGTATAAGAATCTATCTTTTTGTTTATCTTTAACAGGCAGCTTCTCTGGGATTATTGCAGTATCCCATTCTTAATGCTTCTTTGGATGAAAGCTGTCAAAATGTTACTTACAAGGTTTGTAAACTTTTTGATAAAAGTTGTGAGCAGGAAACCCAAACTAACATTTAATGAGGGCTTTTCAGAATGTCTGAGGCAATTGAATATAAAAACTGTAGCGGTGtgctggaaaataatttaagtaTCCAGATTCTGTCTCAGATTAAATTTCATTCAGTATAGATCTTATTTCAGTGGTTTGTTTaattaaagtcttttttttttcttttttttctctccacttcAGCTTGCTCTCAAAAATGCATATTATTGTAGTGATTTCCTGGTTTCCCCCTGAAGATAGACCAAGCAATTGTAATAATAATATCTAAAATCCGAAGACAGTAATTTTTAGTAATGGCACAGTGCCTCTGCTGTTTGGACTCTCAGCTATTATGtattaaatcatattttaagCCCAGTTTTGATaaaacttatttcatttttgtacaAGGTGCTGGCCAGATACTTCTAGATAGAAGTGTCTATTTTCTTAATtgatgtgtatatatgtgtgtgtgtatgtatttacaTATAGTTAGTAAAACTTCCTTTTATGCTGTTTTATCAGACTCTCTCAGATGAATCCTTACATGCTCTTTCTAGCAAGTATGCGTGTTGTGTTGACTGCTTCTGTTAATGTCTGGTTAATGAAACTTATTGTAGGCTTCACACAACATTGGAGTTGCTATGGACACAGAACAAGGTTTAATTGTCccaaatgtgaaaaatgttcAAGTCAGTAGTATCTTTGAGATTGCTTCTGAATTAAATCGCCTACAAGCCTTGGGCTCTGCCGGCCAACTGGGAACAAATGACCTCACTGGGGGAACGTTCACCCTTTCAAATATTGGCACAGTAAGtacaagaaaaatgagaacttgcgtctgaaaactgcatttgaaGTGAACATCTTAATAAAAGTTTAATatgcaaagaacaaaatgagTAGTAATTCCTGCGAGAAGCTTTTCAAATAAGTGATACAATTATTTGTTAACTAATATCcctggcattttcttttttagattgGTGGTACTTATGCCAAAGCAGTGATTCTACCTCCTGAAGTCGCTATTGGAGCACTTGGAAAGATACAGGTATATTGAATTTATCTCAGTAATGTGTTTAACTCTAGTGAACTAAGgttgtcttcagtgaaaatgttCTTATGTGTTTTCTCGTTTTTAATATAAACTTCCTTCTGTTAAATAAGTGCCTAGCTTGTGATTAAAAAGTGTTGTGGTATTTTTAGATGGCTAAGCAGAGACACTGAAGTCTTTTATGCCAAAGTTTCAGCTTTTTCTCTAGAATTCTCTAGCATTCACTCAGGTCTGTATTTAATCTTCTAGTTATTAGCAAACAACATAAACAtattattttaagtttttgtAACGTGGCAATAGCAGTCTTACTATAATTAAGGAGAAAACTTGAGacttaaagtattttaatagtATTTAGCTTTATAAGCCAGATGGCTGAATCTATACATGACTCTGTGGTCATGGcagtttcttattttctgaattttggtATTTAACTATTTAATGCAGACATTTGAGATCAATGCTGGAGATGACAGTAAtatcaattaaaaatacttttcacaTGTTCTTCCTATGAGCCTCATTCCTCATTTCATGAGGAATGCTTTAGGAAAACTGCCATTTTGAGCACTAAAAAAGTGCTAGTAATTAAAAGTGTAAGTAATTATTCAGGAGAAAGCTTCTGGGTCAGTGAAAGTTTTCACTACTTCTCTGTATCCAGGATGGTGGAAAGTGGATATCGCTGTTCATTATGTAGGTTCACAGAAACAAGAATGGGAagctctttcatttctgaatgacACTACTGCTGTCTGTCTGACttagcaaaatatttgaatttagACTAACAATAAAAATGCGGTTTtgctaaagaaaatatttaatatttctatttttatcttacTCCTTTCACTGGTTTTTAGGTTCTTCCTCGATTTAATGGAAAAGGTGAAGTATTTAAAGCACAGATAATGAATGTGAGCTGGTCAGCTGATCACCGCATTATTGATGGAGCTACAATGGCCCGTTTTTCTAACCTCTGGAAATCTTATTTGGAGAACCCTGCTTCGATGCTGCTAGACcttaaataaaggaaatcatGGCTAGAATATGCCTTTAAACTGTGTTAGACTGAATAACTACAAAAGCTGGCTTTGCTAGCACATGCCCTTTGCTACTCATATTATATAATAACTTTATGTGGTTAAAAGTTCTCAACAGCTGATATCAGTCTATCGATTAATTGTTACTTCTTTTAATTAGTagtgctgtattttcttctacagCAGGCTGTCAATACGTCATGGCACAATTTCTGAATATGGTGATGGATTGTCTTTATTTTGCCTTCTGTAATACATATGATTGTAAGACTGGTGTAAATGAATCACTGATCTACATCTGTagtatttttaaacagattaaCTCATTTTGAAGGTAAAAACGCACAGTTCTTCTTTGTTGGAAACAAAATTATCTTAACAGATAATATCAAAATTTCCAAAAGAAGTTAtgcaaaattaaatgcaaataaaatgccTATTATGCTTCTGCTATAAGATGTCCAgagagctttttgttgtttaacAGAGTTAAACTCTCAGGTTTAACTACTAGTCCACTTTTCCTGGTATTAGTTGCACAGGTACTTAATCAAATGATAAAATGAGAGGGCATATTTATTCAAATATTGCTGATAATATTTACTGACAAATATCAGGGCCTTGAAACTCTCTAGGatatactgtatttttatagtCTGGAAGTAGTTACAGTCCTTAAattccactgtttttttttcttacagaaaacatCTATTTGTAGAAAAGGAAGATCTCATTAGTTATTGTGACATTAAATAAGTCTGACAGCAAAGAGAATGTACTTTAGAAGTTTGCACCATCTTACATTATTGATGTTCAGTTACCAGAACTTGACAGGTTAATCTGATACAACTAAGAATtagtatttaataaaaatattatgaagAATAACTgatacaaagcaaagaatgaagaGGTTCAAGttaatgctttcagaaaagattATAATCGTGCTGCTTTAAGGTAAACTTAAGCGATGATGAGGGCTGTAGTGGTTATTTGGTAGGAGTTAGAAAATGGTTGGATATAAATGCAGTCTAAAAACATAAGCTTGAAACAGacacaagaaaaagcagttgTATGaccttaaaaattaatttgcaaaTTGGacgttttcttcctttctttagaAATATCAAAACTGTCTTTACAGGAACATTCACCAGTGTTGTAGACCAAAGTAACCTGATGTGTTTAGCTGTGAAGATGCAAGATGTAAGCTACCGGGGTAGAATCTCTGCTATCCTTGATGCTGAGACTGAGCAAGAGGAAAGGTGGTAATGTAGGTGGGGAGTATACATGTAAGGTGCTATTTGTAATTCTGTAGTGGTATAAGGTGCCTTTATGTAAGTCACTTACTGAAAACTCTGACTAATATGTTGTGCATATCacctatttcatttttatcagatttatttattcctAATAAATTTTCTTAAAGGCACAAATAATTGTagtaatactgttttttttatatgtgaATTTCATGCAGGTGATCCTGTACAGGTGGATACATCCTCTacttattttaaagaacataCTGCACTTGAGACTACTAAAAGGGCACAGCCTAATGGCTACTCTCCTACAAGCATGTT of Meleagris gallopavo isolate NT-WF06-2002-E0010 breed Aviagen turkey brand Nicholas breeding stock chromosome 10, Turkey_5.1, whole genome shotgun sequence contains these proteins:
- the DBT gene encoding lipoamide acyltransferase component of branched-chain alpha-keto acid dehydrogenase complex, mitochondrial, coding for NELSHTGVLFSGSSEKIISKFYSFELLEVCVHHVRSCSSIRFIKSKYACVFDKSAFNFSHQHRFFRTSAVSRGQIVQFKLSDIGEGITEVTVKEWYIKEGDSVSQFDSICEVQSDKASVTITSRYDGVIRKLHYNLDEIAYVGKPLVDIEIDASKGVAPEEDVVETPAMSHEEHTHQEIKGHKTLATPAVRRLAMENNIKLSEVIGTGKDNRILKEDILNFLAKQTGAILPPSPKAEIIAPLSKSETVPTAPKDKARKIPIPISRPIVFSGKDKTEPVTGFHKAMVKTMSAALKIPHFGYCDEIDLTHLVQLREELKPLAQSRGIKLSFMPFFIKAASLGLLQYPILNASLDESCQNVTYKASHNIGVAMDTEQGLIVPNVKNVQVSSIFEIASELNRLQALGSAGQLGTNDLTGGTFTLSNIGTIGGTYAKAVILPPEVAIGALGKIQVLPRFNGKGEVFKAQIMNVSWSADHRIIDGATMARFSNLWKSYLENPASMLLDLK